One part of the Marinobacter sp. MDS2 genome encodes these proteins:
- the folC gene encoding bifunctional tetrahydrofolate synthase/dihydrofolate synthase yields MSSPTGGASVNEWLQWLEAIHPTEIDMGLDRVLVVLRRLFPRKPNARIITVAGTNGKGSTVATLERQLLAAGRTTGAYTSPHLQRYNERVRINGTNVSDPALVSAFEMVEEVRGSVSLTYFEFGTLAAFVALERAGVQDWVLEVGLGGRLDAVNVLDADFAIITSIDIDHIGFLGDNREVIGFEKAGILRPGIPAVCADPVPPASVLQQATAQKVDLRLTGRDYRLEPRADDSELIDLVLTEGRVALPAGPLPIESVAAATVMAAQLVPEAGLERLGEAAHAVNLPGRFERLSSKPRVIADVGHNPHAARWLASKLYELKQQSSGRVIAVYAALGDKDIEGVVSAMAPVVDHWCLAGLSVPRGLSVQELEARVGELANSGASNSIAEALEDAKARAAGSADCVVVFGSFFTVAEARGLLLGDSP; encoded by the coding sequence ATGAGTAGTCCGACAGGTGGCGCGTCTGTTAATGAATGGCTCCAGTGGTTAGAGGCCATTCACCCCACAGAAATCGACATGGGGCTTGATCGAGTTCTGGTGGTTCTTCGCCGCTTGTTTCCGAGAAAGCCTAATGCCCGAATCATTACCGTTGCCGGCACCAATGGTAAAGGCTCCACGGTTGCTACACTCGAGCGTCAGTTATTAGCGGCGGGCAGAACCACTGGTGCCTACACATCGCCCCATCTTCAGCGTTACAACGAGCGTGTTCGTATTAACGGAACCAATGTGTCCGATCCTGCCTTGGTCTCTGCCTTTGAAATGGTAGAGGAAGTCCGTGGCAGTGTGTCCTTGACCTACTTTGAGTTTGGTACTTTGGCGGCATTCGTGGCGCTTGAGCGGGCAGGGGTGCAAGATTGGGTGCTCGAAGTCGGTTTGGGTGGCCGGCTTGATGCGGTTAATGTTCTTGATGCCGATTTTGCGATCATTACGTCGATTGACATTGACCATATCGGTTTTTTGGGCGACAACCGGGAAGTAATAGGCTTTGAAAAGGCGGGCATTCTACGCCCGGGAATTCCCGCTGTTTGCGCCGATCCCGTGCCACCGGCTTCGGTTTTGCAGCAGGCAACCGCTCAGAAAGTTGATCTGCGGCTAACCGGGCGTGACTATCGGCTTGAGCCTCGTGCTGATGACAGTGAACTCATTGATTTAGTGCTGACTGAGGGGCGTGTAGCGTTGCCGGCGGGGCCGTTGCCCATTGAAAGTGTGGCGGCGGCTACGGTCATGGCTGCACAGCTTGTTCCGGAAGCCGGGCTTGAGCGGTTGGGTGAGGCCGCGCATGCCGTCAATCTGCCCGGGCGTTTTGAGCGGCTCAGCAGCAAGCCCAGGGTCATTGCTGATGTTGGACACAATCCCCATGCGGCCCGTTGGTTGGCAAGCAAGCTCTATGAGTTGAAACAGCAAAGCAGTGGGCGTGTTATTGCGGTTTATGCCGCGCTTGGCGATAAAGACATTGAAGGTGTTGTGTCTGCAATGGCACCCGTTGTGGATCACTGGTGCCTGGCGGGTCTGAGTGTGCCTAGAGGATTGTCTGTTCAGGAGCTTGAAGCACGGGTGGGCGAGCTTGCCAACTCCGGTGCGAGCAACAGCATCGCGGAAGCGTTGGAGGATGCCAAGGCTAGGGCAGCAGGCTCGGCAGACTGTGTGGTGGTTTTTGGATCGTTCTTCACCGTGGCCGAGGCCAGGGGGCTGCTGCTGGGTGATTCGCCTTAA
- the accD gene encoding acetyl-CoA carboxylase, carboxyltransferase subunit beta has translation MSNWLDKIMPSKIRSESRQRTGVPEGLWKKCPKCGAFLYKPELEKNLDVCPKCNHHLRVSARRRLEIFLDKDGREEIAADLEPNDRLKFKDTKRYKDRLAAAQKATGEKDALVAMSGSALGVPLVACAFEFNFLGGSMGQVVGEKFVQAANVALERRIPLVCFSASGGARMQEAILSLMQMAKTAAVLERMKEEGIPYISVMTDPVFGGVSASLAMLGDLNIAEPYALIGFAGPRVIEQTVREKLPEGFQRSEFLLEHGAIDMILHRHQMRERIAHVLAKFTGQEKPGTEAPIEFEISEKPSADESVE, from the coding sequence ATGAGTAACTGGCTGGACAAGATCATGCCGAGCAAGATTCGCTCGGAATCAAGGCAACGTACCGGTGTCCCGGAAGGGCTCTGGAAGAAGTGTCCGAAATGTGGCGCATTTCTGTATAAGCCAGAGCTGGAAAAGAATCTGGATGTGTGTCCGAAGTGCAACCACCACTTGCGTGTGTCTGCCCGGCGCCGTCTCGAGATCTTTTTAGATAAAGATGGGCGCGAAGAGATTGCGGCCGATCTTGAGCCCAATGATCGTCTGAAATTTAAAGACACCAAGCGTTATAAGGACCGCCTGGCGGCCGCCCAGAAAGCGACTGGCGAGAAAGATGCCTTGGTTGCGATGAGCGGCAGTGCGTTGGGCGTGCCATTGGTGGCTTGTGCTTTTGAATTTAACTTCCTTGGCGGCTCCATGGGGCAGGTTGTGGGCGAAAAGTTCGTGCAGGCAGCCAACGTTGCGCTGGAGCGCCGCATTCCGCTGGTCTGCTTTTCGGCCAGTGGCGGTGCGCGTATGCAGGAAGCTATTTTGTCGTTGATGCAGATGGCAAAGACCGCGGCGGTTCTTGAGCGCATGAAAGAAGAGGGCATCCCTTATATTTCGGTGATGACCGATCCTGTATTTGGCGGTGTGTCTGCCAGTTTGGCCATGCTGGGCGATCTCAATATTGCCGAGCCTTACGCCTTGATCGGTTTTGCCGGGCCTCGGGTAATCGAGCAGACGGTGCGTGAGAAGCTGCCGGAAGGTTTCCAACGCAGTGAGTTTTTGTTGGAGCATGGTGCGATCGATATGATTCTGCATCGTCACCAGATGCGTGAGCGAATTGCCCACGTACTTGCAAAGTTCACTGGACAGGAGAAGCCGGGTACCGAGGCTCCGATCGAGTTTGAAATCTCTGAAAAGCCGAGTGCAGATGAATCTGTCGAGTAG
- the trpB gene encoding tryptophan synthase subunit beta: MTDEMLKALPDSRGHFGAFGGRFVSETLMDSLMTLEKEYLQLKDDPEFQAKFDKDLADYVGRPSPLYFAERLTRETGGAQIWLKREDLNHTGAHKVNNTIGQALLASFLGKKRIIAETGAGQHGVATATVCARLGLECHVFMGSEDVQRQSLNVYRMKLLGATVHAVESGTKTLKDAMNEAMRDWVANVDDTFYIIGTVAGPHPYPLLVRDFQSVIGRELREQSLEKMGKLPDALVACVGGGSNAIGMFHPFLTDESVELYGVEAGGLGIETGDHAAPLCAGRPGVLHGNRTYLMEDENGQIAGTHSVSAGLDYPGVGPEHSWLKDIGRAHYVSVTDEEALAGFRTLTQVEGIMPALESSHAVAYALKLAATMDKDKVVVINVSGRGDKDIHTIAQLDGIEI, translated from the coding sequence CTGACTGATGAAATGTTGAAGGCACTCCCGGATTCCAGAGGTCACTTTGGAGCCTTCGGTGGCCGGTTTGTTTCTGAAACCCTGATGGATTCGTTAATGACGCTGGAGAAAGAATATCTCCAATTGAAAGACGACCCGGAATTTCAGGCCAAGTTTGACAAGGATCTGGCTGATTACGTGGGCCGGCCAAGTCCGCTTTATTTTGCGGAACGCCTGACTCGTGAAACCGGTGGTGCGCAAATCTGGTTAAAACGGGAAGACCTTAATCATACCGGTGCCCATAAGGTAAACAACACCATTGGTCAGGCGCTGCTTGCAAGCTTTCTGGGTAAGAAGCGCATTATTGCCGAGACCGGCGCAGGTCAGCATGGCGTAGCAACAGCCACAGTTTGCGCTCGCCTTGGCTTGGAATGTCACGTTTTCATGGGCTCAGAAGACGTTCAGCGTCAGTCTTTGAACGTTTATCGCATGAAACTGTTGGGCGCTACGGTTCATGCCGTAGAGAGTGGTACCAAGACACTCAAAGACGCCATGAACGAGGCGATGCGCGATTGGGTGGCAAATGTAGATGACACCTTCTACATCATTGGCACCGTTGCAGGCCCTCACCCGTACCCACTTTTGGTACGCGATTTCCAATCCGTGATCGGTCGCGAGCTGCGTGAGCAGTCCCTGGAAAAAATGGGCAAACTTCCTGATGCGTTGGTTGCCTGTGTCGGCGGTGGTTCGAACGCCATTGGTATGTTCCACCCGTTCCTGACCGACGAATCCGTTGAACTTTACGGTGTTGAAGCCGGCGGCTTGGGTATCGAAACAGGCGATCACGCCGCGCCATTGTGTGCCGGCCGTCCGGGTGTGTTGCACGGCAACCGCACGTACCTGATGGAAGATGAAAATGGCCAGATCGCGGGAACTCACTCTGTCAGTGCCGGACTGGATTATCCCGGTGTAGGTCCAGAGCACTCTTGGTTGAAGGATATTGGCCGCGCCCATTATGTGTCGGTCACCGACGAAGAGGCGCTGGCCGGCTTCCGCACCTTGACCCAGGTGGAAGGCATTATGCCAGCGCTGGAGTCGTCTCATGCCGTGGCATACGCGCTTAAGCTGGCGGCCACCATGGATAAAGACAAGGTTGTGGTCATTAACGTGTCGGGCCGCGGCGACAAAGACATTCATACCATCGCCCAGTTGGATGGCATCGAGATCTGA
- the truA gene encoding tRNA pseudouridine(38-40) synthase TruA, which translates to MFLQSQPLTTNNSIGAGRVVIAFEYDGQAFHGWQQQKSGVRSVQAELTKAVSKVANHPVELVCAGRTDAGVHASFQIVHFDTEAVRPLRSWVMGINTALPNDIAVHWAGNGVGDFHARFSATYRRYRYIIFNNPVRPGIQRGQVSWNFRPLDAQKMHEAAQALTGEHDFSSFRAAGCQSRTPVRFLERISVSRSGDYVVIDVQANAFLHHMVRNIAGALMAVGSGEQSVTWVGEILAARDRKLAGVTAPPYGLYLVDVGYPEHFGIPEALCGPAFVAPWFSREHNLPIAPTHIHPKQPVSES; encoded by the coding sequence TTGTTTCTTCAATCGCAGCCTTTAACTACGAACAATTCGATCGGTGCCGGTCGGGTTGTAATTGCTTTCGAGTATGATGGACAGGCATTTCACGGTTGGCAGCAGCAAAAAAGTGGCGTTCGGTCTGTTCAGGCGGAGTTAACCAAAGCGGTTAGCAAGGTTGCCAACCACCCGGTTGAACTGGTGTGTGCAGGCCGGACAGATGCTGGTGTTCATGCGAGTTTTCAGATTGTACATTTTGATACTGAAGCTGTGCGCCCGCTTCGGTCGTGGGTCATGGGCATTAATACGGCGTTACCAAATGACATAGCAGTGCATTGGGCGGGCAACGGCGTGGGTGATTTCCATGCCCGTTTCTCGGCAACCTATCGGCGTTATCGTTATATTATTTTCAATAATCCGGTTCGGCCGGGTATTCAGCGCGGGCAGGTTAGCTGGAATTTTCGACCACTGGATGCACAAAAGATGCACGAAGCTGCTCAGGCACTCACCGGTGAACATGATTTTTCATCGTTTCGGGCCGCGGGCTGCCAGTCTCGGACTCCGGTTCGTTTTTTGGAGCGCATATCGGTCAGCCGTTCAGGGGACTATGTGGTCATTGATGTGCAGGCCAATGCATTCCTGCATCACATGGTTCGTAATATAGCCGGTGCTCTGATGGCCGTGGGGTCGGGAGAACAGTCGGTAACCTGGGTTGGCGAGATTCTGGCTGCTCGGGATAGAAAACTTGCGGGCGTTACCGCACCGCCATACGGGCTTTATCTGGTTGATGTAGGGTATCCTGAACACTTTGGTATTCCCGAAGCACTGTGTGGTCCGGCTTTTGTGGCGCCCTGGTTTTCGCGAGAGCACAACTTGCCTATTGCTCCAACCCATATTCATCCCAAGCAGCCGGTTTCAGAATCATGA
- a CDS encoding phosphoribosylanthranilate isomerase: protein MTTRVKICGLTRVEDVKAAVESGADSIGLVFYDPSPRAVSIEQAQELAAAIPAFVTVTGLFVNPKAEFVKSVLNAVPLDLLQFHGDETPEFCESFGRRWIKAIRVQSAEQISEAYSTYNKAVGLLVDAWDPDRYGGTGQSFNWQLIPDQRPMPLILAGGLSSANVARAIEAVRPWAVDVSGGVELSKGIKDATKLSDFFKEVQSVRKTD from the coding sequence ATGACAACCCGTGTAAAAATCTGTGGTCTGACCCGAGTCGAAGATGTAAAAGCGGCTGTGGAAAGCGGAGCGGACTCCATAGGCTTGGTGTTTTATGATCCAAGCCCTCGTGCGGTGTCGATTGAGCAGGCACAAGAGTTGGCGGCGGCTATCCCGGCGTTTGTAACCGTGACGGGTTTATTTGTGAATCCCAAAGCCGAGTTCGTCAAGTCGGTACTGAATGCCGTGCCGTTGGATCTGTTGCAGTTCCACGGCGACGAAACACCAGAATTTTGCGAGTCCTTCGGGCGAAGATGGATCAAAGCCATCAGAGTCCAGAGCGCAGAACAGATCTCAGAAGCTTATTCTACGTATAACAAAGCGGTGGGGTTGCTTGTGGATGCCTGGGATCCCGATCGTTATGGCGGAACAGGCCAATCCTTTAACTGGCAATTGATACCAGATCAACGTCCTATGCCCCTGATATTGGCCGGGGGCTTGTCATCTGCTAACGTAGCCCGCGCCATCGAAGCGGTTCGTCCCTGGGCCGTTGATGTCAGCGGCGGGGTTGAGCTGAGCAAGGGTATTAAAGACGCCACCAAATTATCTGATTTCTTTAAAGAGGTGCAAAGTGTCCGTAAAACTGACTGA
- a CDS encoding CvpA family protein yields MESLIWIDWVIIALISVSTLISLKRGFVREALSLVTWIGAFIIARTFHPQMQGLLESSVETPLVRLVAAFAILFFGTLIVGAIVNNLIGHLVRATGLSATDRVLGMGFGLLRGVVVVIVGIAFTRYTPLAQDTWWQSSVMIERLAVVEDWSRRTFGDEFARFLGPADSSSGNTQVPSEPEGVEPASASR; encoded by the coding sequence ATGGAATCGCTGATCTGGATTGACTGGGTCATCATTGCCCTCATTTCTGTTTCCACGCTCATCAGTCTGAAGCGGGGGTTCGTTCGCGAAGCTCTGTCATTGGTGACCTGGATCGGTGCATTCATCATCGCCCGCACATTCCATCCGCAGATGCAGGGCCTTCTCGAATCATCCGTCGAGACGCCCTTGGTTCGCTTGGTGGCTGCATTCGCCATTCTGTTTTTCGGCACTCTGATCGTGGGTGCCATCGTTAATAATCTTATCGGCCACCTGGTGCGCGCGACCGGTCTTTCCGCCACCGACCGGGTGTTGGGCATGGGGTTTGGCCTACTTCGTGGCGTGGTGGTCGTCATTGTTGGCATCGCCTTCACTCGCTATACGCCTCTTGCGCAAGATACCTGGTGGCAATCGTCTGTCATGATTGAACGCCTGGCAGTGGTCGAAGATTGGTCTCGACGCACCTTTGGTGATGAATTTGCCCGCTTTCTGGGGCCGGCAGATAGCAGTTCTGGAAACACCCAAGTACCCAGTGAACCGGAAGGCGTGGAACCCGCGTCGGCCTCTCGCTAA
- the purF gene encoding amidophosphoribosyltransferase: MCGIVGIVSTSNVNQMLYDALTVLQHRGQDAAGIVTFQDDRFFLRKDNGLVRDVFHTRHMRRLVGNVGIGHVRYPTAGSASSAEAQPFYVNSPYGITLAHNGNLTNADELSSDLFRTDLRHINTNSDSEVLLNVFAHELQKLGKLNPTKDEIFAAVRAVHQRCRGAYGVIAMITGHGIVGFRDPNGIRPACYGIREGENGQTEYMIASESVALNAAGFTLVRDIEPGEAVYIETDGTLYAEQCAESPKLYPCIFEHVYFARPDSIMDGVSVYKARLRMGEVLADKVLRERPDHDIDVVIPIPDTSRTSAMQMAYQLGVKYREGFIKNRYIGRTFIMPGQKMRKKSVRQKLNPIDLEFRGKNVMLVDDSIVRGTTCKEIVQMARDAGARNVYFASAAPPVRYPNVYGIDMPSASELIAHDRTVEEVGELIGTDWLVYQDLDDLITCVSDVNDDIDGWECSVFSGNYITGDIDKEYLTRLENRRKDSSSATANVTDVDSDSDSDNDNIDLHNDED, encoded by the coding sequence ATGTGTGGCATTGTCGGTATTGTCAGTACTTCTAACGTCAATCAGATGCTTTATGACGCATTGACCGTTCTACAGCACCGTGGCCAGGATGCGGCGGGTATTGTTACCTTCCAGGACGACCGGTTCTTTTTGCGCAAAGATAACGGCTTGGTCAGAGACGTATTTCACACACGCCATATGCGCCGTTTGGTCGGAAATGTGGGTATCGGCCATGTTCGTTACCCGACAGCGGGAAGCGCCAGTTCGGCCGAGGCCCAGCCGTTCTACGTTAACAGCCCTTACGGTATAACGCTTGCCCATAACGGTAATCTGACCAACGCCGACGAGCTGAGCAGTGATTTGTTCCGCACTGACCTGCGCCACATCAATACCAATTCCGATTCGGAAGTGCTGTTGAACGTGTTTGCTCATGAGCTGCAGAAGCTTGGCAAGCTGAACCCGACCAAAGATGAAATTTTTGCTGCGGTACGCGCCGTTCATCAACGGTGCCGTGGAGCTTATGGTGTAATCGCCATGATTACCGGCCACGGCATTGTGGGTTTCCGTGATCCTAACGGTATTCGCCCGGCTTGTTACGGGATTCGTGAGGGTGAAAACGGCCAAACCGAATATATGATTGCCTCCGAGAGCGTGGCCCTGAATGCAGCCGGCTTTACGCTGGTGCGGGATATTGAGCCCGGCGAAGCTGTCTATATCGAAACAGACGGAACGCTTTACGCGGAGCAGTGCGCCGAGTCACCCAAGCTTTATCCGTGTATTTTCGAGCACGTGTACTTTGCCCGCCCTGATTCGATTATGGATGGCGTGTCGGTTTACAAGGCTCGTTTGCGGATGGGTGAGGTACTGGCTGATAAAGTGCTTCGTGAGCGCCCGGACCACGACATTGATGTTGTCATTCCGATTCCCGACACCAGCCGCACATCAGCCATGCAAATGGCGTATCAGCTTGGTGTTAAATACCGTGAAGGCTTTATCAAGAACCGTTATATCGGCCGGACGTTCATTATGCCGGGCCAGAAAATGCGGAAGAAGTCGGTACGCCAGAAACTCAATCCAATCGATCTGGAGTTTCGTGGCAAGAACGTCATGCTGGTAGACGACTCCATTGTGCGCGGTACCACGTGTAAAGAAATTGTTCAGATGGCTCGGGATGCCGGCGCGCGTAACGTTTATTTTGCTTCCGCGGCGCCCCCGGTTCGTTATCCGAACGTTTACGGCATCGACATGCCGTCTGCATCTGAATTGATCGCACATGACCGCACGGTTGAAGAGGTTGGTGAACTGATCGGGACCGACTGGCTGGTTTATCAGGATCTGGATGACCTGATCACCTGTGTCAGCGATGTGAACGATGATATCGATGGTTGGGAATGCTCTGTGTTCAGCGGCAATTACATTACCGGAGACATCGACAAAGAGTATCTGACGCGTCTCGAAAATCGTCGCAAGGACAGCAGCTCAGCGACTGCAAATGTGACGGATGTCGACTCTGATTCTGACTCAGATAACGACAATATTGACCTACATAATGACGAAGACTGA
- the trpA gene encoding tryptophan synthase subunit alpha, whose protein sequence is MSRIEGVLKSLKEQGRKALIPYITAGDPHPEQTVSLMHTLVKAGADIIELGVPFSDPMADGPVIQLACERALKHNTSLRQVIGMVEEFRKTDADTPVVLMGYLNPMEAMGYEAFANAAAKAGIDGVLTVDLPPEEAGEVAPLFAERNMDSIFLLAPTTTDERIKAISKHSSGYVYYVSIKGVTGSATINVDEVAAKVAHIHELTALPVGVGFGIRDAETAGAIGKVSDGVIVGSVLVDTIARNQSDSDALNQALHDLLYPMREALDSLA, encoded by the coding sequence ATGAGTCGTATTGAAGGTGTATTGAAGTCCTTGAAAGAGCAGGGGCGTAAGGCGTTAATCCCCTATATTACTGCGGGTGATCCTCATCCTGAGCAAACGGTCAGCCTGATGCACACACTGGTAAAAGCCGGCGCGGACATTATTGAGCTTGGGGTTCCGTTTTCTGACCCAATGGCCGATGGCCCTGTTATCCAATTGGCATGTGAGCGCGCGCTGAAACATAACACCTCGCTGCGCCAGGTGATTGGCATGGTTGAAGAGTTTCGAAAAACCGATGCTGATACGCCTGTTGTGTTAATGGGTTACCTTAACCCGATGGAAGCGATGGGTTATGAAGCGTTTGCCAATGCGGCGGCAAAGGCGGGCATCGATGGGGTTCTAACGGTCGATCTGCCGCCCGAAGAAGCCGGTGAAGTTGCTCCGTTATTTGCCGAGCGCAATATGGATTCGATCTTCTTGTTGGCCCCAACAACAACGGATGAGCGAATTAAAGCAATTAGCAAGCACTCGTCTGGCTATGTGTACTATGTTTCTATCAAGGGTGTAACCGGCTCGGCAACCATCAATGTGGATGAAGTTGCAGCGAAAGTGGCTCATATCCACGAGTTAACCGCACTTCCTGTAGGTGTGGGCTTTGGTATCCGGGATGCAGAAACCGCCGGTGCGATCGGCAAAGTATCCGATGGTGTAATTGTGGGTAGCGTACTGGTGGATACAATAGCCCGAAATCAATCAGATTCTGACGCATTGAACCAAGCGTTACACGATCTGTTGTACCCAATGCGCGAAGCACTGGATAGCCTTGCCTGA
- a CDS encoding SPOR domain-containing protein: MDGLKQRIIGALVLISLAVIFVPMIFDEPHSQRKSTSITIPEEPPFPEVEMPDEPSGDAVGYQISSGNGASGSEDVKQAPGFRIVEEDRAQNSELAEPAESSQAAPAEKADASKTETVAELPQATKQEAPAAKPSEEKAEFARTLEGAWVVQLGSFGNGDNAKRLRDNVIEMGFGAHLQQFSSGDKTLTRVFSGPFVNRADADQAKARLDKKFGLKSLVTKGGK; encoded by the coding sequence GTGGACGGGTTAAAACAGCGAATCATTGGTGCTTTGGTTCTGATCTCCCTGGCTGTCATCTTTGTGCCGATGATCTTTGATGAGCCCCATTCCCAACGCAAATCCACGTCGATCACCATCCCCGAAGAGCCGCCGTTTCCTGAGGTAGAAATGCCTGACGAGCCGTCGGGTGATGCGGTGGGATACCAGATTTCCTCGGGCAACGGGGCATCGGGTTCCGAGGATGTGAAACAGGCGCCGGGATTCCGAATTGTCGAAGAAGACCGCGCACAGAACTCGGAATTGGCTGAACCGGCCGAATCATCGCAGGCTGCTCCCGCCGAAAAGGCTGATGCATCAAAGACTGAGACGGTAGCGGAATTGCCTCAGGCCACCAAACAAGAAGCTCCTGCTGCCAAACCGAGCGAAGAGAAGGCTGAGTTCGCTCGCACTCTGGAAGGAGCCTGGGTTGTTCAGTTGGGCAGCTTCGGCAACGGAGACAATGCGAAGCGGTTGCGTGACAATGTGATCGAGATGGGTTTTGGTGCGCACTTGCAGCAGTTTTCCAGCGGCGACAAGACATTAACTCGTGTGTTTAGTGGCCCATTTGTGAACCGTGCGGATGCCGACCAGGCCAAAGCCAGGCTCGATAAGAAGTTTGGACTGAAAAGTCTTGTGACCAAAGGCGGAAAATAA